One Flexivirga aerilata DNA segment encodes these proteins:
- the infB gene encoding translation initiation factor IF-2, translating into MAKVRVHELAKELGMPSKDLLAYLKEQGEFVKTASSTIEAPVVRKIKENPPAGAKPGDAEAPAAKKAAAKKTTTSETSSGATATTTPAPGPSPTPAPAKKAAATPGPKPGPKAAPAPAEKAAPAAPAASAPAAPAASAPAAPAPAPPPKATPAPAEPAAPAAPAAREGGGPRPGPRPRPGDAQQGGRPAARGGNAPRPGGAPRPGNNPFSSSQGMRSGSPRPGNNPYSSSQGMPRPASGRGGAAGAGGPRPGAPRPAGAGAGGPRPGGPRPNPGMMPDRAAVRPGERPARGGGRGGPGGGGPGGGGPRGGGGFGGRPGGRGPGGRGGTQGAFGRGGGKVRGRKSKRAKRQEFEQMQAPTIGGVQVPRGDGSTVVRLRRGASLTDFADRIDANAASLVTVLFHLGEMATATQSLDEDTFQLLGSELGYEVQIVSPEDEEKELFNSFNIDLDAEEDDENLQPRPPVVTVMGHVDHGKTRLLDAIRHADVQSSEAGGITQHIGAYQVHVDHEGQDRAITFIDTPGHEAFTAMRARGAKVTDIAILVVAADDGVMPQTIEALNHAQAADLPIVVAVNKVDVDGANPAKVRQQLTEYNLIAEEYGGDTMFVDVSAKQGQNIDGLLEAVLLTADAALDLRANPDRDAQGVAIEANLDRGRGAVATVLVQSGTLRVGDGIVAGTAHGRVRALLDEHGNNLQEAGPSRPVQVTGLASVPRAGDTFIVAPDDRTARQIAEKREAADRQASLAKARKRISLEDLNDALAAGKVETLNLILKGDVSGSVEALEDALMQIDVGDEVDLRIIDRGVGAITMNNINLAVASNAVIIGFNVRAEGQNAEYADKEGVEIRYYSVIYQAIEEIEQALKGMLKPEYEEVELGTAEIREIFRSSKFGNIAGSLVQSGEIKRGSKARITRGGTVISENVEITGLRRFKDDVTEVREGYECGINLGSYNDLQIGDLIATYEMREKPRD; encoded by the coding sequence GTGGCTAAGGTTCGGGTTCACGAGCTGGCGAAAGAGCTCGGAATGCCAAGCAAGGATTTGCTTGCGTACCTGAAGGAGCAGGGCGAGTTCGTCAAGACGGCGAGCTCCACCATCGAGGCTCCGGTGGTGCGCAAGATCAAGGAGAACCCGCCGGCCGGCGCGAAGCCCGGCGACGCGGAGGCTCCCGCGGCCAAGAAGGCCGCAGCGAAGAAGACCACGACGAGCGAGACGTCCAGCGGCGCGACCGCGACGACGACGCCTGCGCCCGGTCCTTCGCCCACCCCGGCACCGGCGAAGAAGGCCGCTGCCACCCCCGGTCCGAAGCCGGGCCCGAAGGCTGCCCCGGCTCCGGCGGAGAAGGCCGCGCCCGCCGCACCGGCGGCGTCTGCCCCTGCTGCCCCCGCCGCGTCCGCTCCGGCGGCCCCGGCACCGGCCCCCCCGCCGAAGGCGACCCCGGCACCTGCCGAGCCCGCCGCACCGGCGGCTCCCGCCGCGCGTGAGGGCGGCGGTCCCCGTCCGGGTCCGCGCCCGCGTCCGGGCGACGCGCAGCAGGGCGGCCGTCCCGCGGCCCGCGGCGGCAACGCCCCTCGTCCGGGTGGCGCACCGCGTCCGGGCAACAACCCGTTCTCGTCGAGTCAGGGCATGCGCTCCGGTTCGCCGCGCCCGGGCAACAACCCCTACTCCTCCAGCCAGGGCATGCCGCGTCCCGCCTCGGGCCGTGGCGGCGCCGCCGGTGCCGGTGGCCCGCGTCCGGGCGCCCCACGTCCGGCCGGTGCCGGTGCGGGTGGCCCGCGTCCCGGCGGCCCCCGTCCCAACCCGGGCATGATGCCCGACCGTGCGGCGGTGCGTCCGGGTGAGCGCCCGGCCCGCGGCGGCGGCCGTGGCGGTCCCGGCGGCGGTGGCCCCGGTGGCGGTGGACCGCGTGGTGGCGGCGGCTTCGGCGGTCGTCCCGGCGGCCGTGGCCCCGGTGGTCGTGGCGGCACCCAGGGTGCGTTCGGTCGAGGCGGCGGAAAGGTCCGCGGCCGCAAGTCCAAGCGCGCCAAGCGCCAGGAGTTCGAGCAGATGCAGGCGCCCACCATCGGTGGTGTGCAGGTGCCTCGCGGCGACGGGTCCACCGTCGTACGCCTGCGCCGCGGTGCCTCGCTCACCGACTTCGCCGACCGCATCGACGCCAACGCCGCGTCGCTGGTGACGGTGCTGTTCCACCTCGGTGAGATGGCGACCGCGACCCAGTCGCTCGACGAGGACACCTTCCAGCTGCTCGGTTCCGAACTCGGCTACGAGGTGCAGATCGTCTCCCCAGAGGACGAGGAGAAGGAGCTGTTCAACTCCTTCAACATCGACCTCGACGCCGAGGAGGACGACGAGAACCTCCAGCCGCGTCCGCCGGTGGTGACCGTCATGGGTCACGTCGACCACGGTAAGACCCGCCTGCTGGACGCCATCCGCCACGCCGACGTGCAGTCGAGCGAGGCCGGCGGCATCACCCAGCACATCGGTGCCTACCAGGTGCACGTCGACCACGAGGGCCAGGACCGCGCGATCACCTTCATCGACACCCCCGGTCACGAGGCGTTCACCGCCATGCGTGCCCGCGGTGCGAAGGTCACCGACATCGCGATCCTGGTGGTCGCCGCCGACGACGGCGTCATGCCGCAGACCATCGAGGCGCTCAACCACGCGCAGGCGGCCGACCTGCCGATCGTGGTGGCGGTCAACAAGGTCGACGTCGACGGGGCCAACCCGGCCAAGGTGCGTCAGCAGCTGACCGAGTACAACCTGATCGCCGAGGAGTACGGCGGCGACACCATGTTCGTCGACGTCTCGGCCAAGCAGGGCCAGAACATCGACGGGCTGCTCGAGGCCGTCCTGCTCACCGCGGACGCCGCGCTCGACCTGCGGGCCAACCCCGACCGCGACGCCCAGGGTGTCGCGATCGAGGCCAACCTGGACCGTGGCCGCGGCGCCGTCGCGACCGTGCTGGTCCAGTCGGGCACGCTGCGCGTCGGTGACGGCATCGTCGCCGGCACCGCACACGGCCGCGTCCGGGCGCTGCTCGACGAGCACGGCAACAACCTGCAGGAGGCGGGCCCGTCCCGTCCGGTGCAGGTGACCGGTCTGGCCTCGGTGCCGCGCGCCGGCGACACGTTCATCGTGGCGCCCGACGACCGCACCGCGCGGCAGATCGCCGAGAAGCGCGAGGCGGCCGACCGTCAGGCGTCGCTCGCCAAGGCCCGCAAGCGGATCAGCCTTGAGGACCTCAACGACGCGCTCGCGGCCGGCAAGGTCGAGACGCTCAACCTCATCCTCAAGGGCGATGTGTCCGGTTCGGTGGAGGCGTTGGAAGACGCCCTCATGCAGATCGACGTCGGCGACGAGGTCGACCTGCGCATCATCGACCGCGGCGTCGGTGCGATCACGATGAACAACATCAACCTTGCGGTGGCCTCCAACGCGGTGATCATCGGCTTCAACGTGCGAGCCGAGGGTCAGAACGCGGAGTACGCCGACAAGGAGGGCGTCGAGATCCGCTACTACTCGGTGATCTACCAGGCCATCGAGGAGATCGAGCAGGCGCTGAAGGGCATGCTCAAGCCGGAGTACGAAGAGGTCGAGCTCGGCACCGCCGAGATCCGCGAGATCTTCCGCTCCAGCAAGTTCGGCAACATCGCCGGTTCGCTGGTGCAGTCGGGTGAGATCAAGCGCGGCTCGAAGGCGCGGATCACCCGTGGCGGCACGGTCATCTCGGAGAACGTCGAGATCACCGGTCTGCGCCGGTTCAAGGACGACGTTACCGAGGTCCGCGAAGGCTACGAGTGCGGTATCAACCTCGGGTCGTACAACGACCTGCAGATCGGTGACCTGATCGCGACCTACGAGATGCGCGAGAAGCCCCGCGACTGA
- a CDS encoding YlxR family protein encodes MVALDGNAGTTYDVSSVELVPDERGRLPGRGAWLHPCADCLDLADRRRAFPRALRLTSPVDVSRVRDWISQHVRDL; translated from the coding sequence GTGGTTGCACTCGACGGGAATGCCGGCACGACATACGACGTTTCGTCGGTCGAGCTGGTCCCCGACGAGCGTGGCCGGTTGCCGGGCCGGGGGGCTTGGCTCCATCCGTGCGCCGATTGCCTCGATCTGGCCGATCGGCGGCGTGCCTTTCCCCGGGCGCTGCGTCTGACCTCCCCGGTCGACGTGAGCCGGGTGCGGGACTGGATTTCGCAGCACGTGCGTGATCTGTAA
- the nusA gene encoding transcription termination factor NusA, translating into MDIDMAALRALERERDIPMDVIVPAIEQALLTAYHREDGTFRNARVELDRKSGHVVVWAREDAPVDDEGNRGEPGPEFDDTPSDFGRVAAATARQVIVQRMRDVEDEAILGDFRGREGDVVAGVIQQSSDPHAVHVDFGTVEGLLPSAEQVPGERYVHGERLRCYVVSVKRGPKGPQIMLSRKHPNLVRKLFALEVPEIADGTVEIKALAREAGHRSKIAVKATVPGVNAKGACIGPMGSRVRAVMTELHGEKIDIVDYSDDPAEFIAAALSPSRVQSVEIVDDRARSARVVVPDFQLSLAIGKEGQNARLAAKLTGWRIDIRPDTAAGGSGGSGTADRLR; encoded by the coding sequence ATGGACATCGACATGGCCGCCCTGCGGGCACTGGAGCGCGAACGCGACATCCCGATGGACGTCATCGTGCCCGCGATTGAGCAGGCGCTGCTCACGGCATACCACCGGGAGGACGGCACCTTCCGCAACGCCCGGGTCGAACTCGACCGCAAGAGCGGACACGTCGTGGTCTGGGCGCGCGAGGACGCGCCGGTCGACGACGAGGGCAACCGCGGCGAGCCGGGCCCTGAGTTCGACGACACCCCGAGCGACTTCGGCCGGGTGGCTGCGGCGACCGCCCGCCAGGTCATCGTCCAGCGGATGCGCGACGTCGAGGACGAGGCGATCCTCGGGGACTTCCGCGGCCGTGAGGGCGACGTCGTGGCCGGCGTCATCCAGCAGTCGAGCGACCCGCACGCGGTGCACGTCGACTTCGGCACGGTCGAGGGCCTGCTGCCGTCGGCCGAGCAGGTGCCGGGGGAGCGCTACGTGCACGGCGAGCGGCTGCGCTGCTACGTCGTGAGCGTCAAGCGCGGCCCCAAGGGCCCGCAGATCATGCTGTCCCGCAAGCACCCCAACCTGGTGCGCAAGCTGTTCGCGCTGGAGGTGCCTGAGATCGCCGACGGCACCGTCGAGATCAAGGCACTCGCCCGCGAGGCGGGCCACCGCAGCAAGATCGCGGTCAAGGCGACCGTGCCCGGCGTCAACGCCAAGGGCGCCTGCATCGGCCCGATGGGTTCGCGGGTGCGTGCGGTGATGACCGAGCTGCACGGGGAGAAGATCGACATCGTCGACTACTCCGACGACCCGGCCGAGTTCATCGCCGCGGCCCTCTCACCGTCGCGGGTGCAGTCGGTCGAGATCGTCGACGACCGCGCGCGGTCGGCCCGGGTCGTCGTCCCCGACTTCCAGCTCAGCCTGGCCATCGGCAAGGAGGGGCAGAACGCCCGCCTGGCCGCGAAGCTGACCGGCTGGCGCATCGACATCCGGCCCGACACCGCGGCCGGTGGTTCCGGCGGGTCCGGGACGGCCGACCGGCTGCGGTAG